A portion of the Microbulbifer agarilyticus genome contains these proteins:
- the ihfB gene encoding integration host factor subunit beta, whose product MTKSELIEKIALRLDQLPVKDVELAVKVMLDTMSCVLAEGERIEIRGFGSFSLHYRAPRTGRNPKTGDSVELAGKYVPHFKPGKELRDRVNQQMQRDTLESA is encoded by the coding sequence ATGACCAAATCTGAACTGATCGAAAAGATCGCTCTGAGGTTGGATCAGCTGCCGGTGAAGGATGTAGAGCTGGCGGTCAAAGTCATGCTGGACACGATGTCGTGTGTTCTGGCTGAAGGGGAGCGGATAGAAATTCGTGGTTTTGGCAGTTTTTCACTGCACTACCGTGCGCCGCGGACCGGGCGTAACCCCAAAACCGGTGACTCCGTCGAGCTGGCGGGGAAATATGTGCCTCACTTCAAACCGGGAAAAGAGCTCAGGGATAGAGTTAACCAGCAAATGCAGCGCGATACGCTAGAGAGTGCGTAA
- the pheA gene encoding prephenate dehydratase encodes MSEDKPKQDPRLLELRDRIDGLDSDIARLISERANCALEVAEVKKSNGEEALYYRPEREAQVLRRAMQRNAGPLTDEEMARLFREIMSACLALEEPIKAAYLGPEGTFTQQAALKHFGHSAVSKPLAAIDEVFREVEAGAVNYGVVPVENSTEGVVNHTLDNFMTSNLKICGEVELRIHQHLMISDITRKDSITRIYSHAQSLAQCRKWLDSYYPNVERVAVASNAEAARRVKGEWNAAAIAGDMAADMYGLKILNEKIEDRPDNSTRFLIIGSQEVPPSGDDKTSLMVSMRNEPGALHDLLVPFQNHNIDLTRVETRPSQSGNWTYVFFIDFFGHRDSENVAAALKDVGACASDMKVLGSYPRGVL; translated from the coding sequence ATGTCTGAAGATAAGCCAAAGCAGGATCCGCGCCTGCTGGAACTCCGCGATCGCATCGACGGTCTCGATAGTGATATCGCGCGACTGATTTCTGAGCGTGCCAATTGCGCGTTGGAAGTTGCTGAAGTCAAAAAGAGTAACGGCGAGGAAGCGCTGTATTACCGTCCGGAGCGCGAAGCCCAGGTGTTGCGTCGCGCGATGCAGCGCAATGCGGGCCCACTGACCGATGAAGAAATGGCGCGTCTGTTTCGCGAAATCATGTCGGCCTGCCTCGCGCTGGAAGAACCAATTAAGGCTGCGTATCTGGGGCCGGAAGGCACCTTTACCCAGCAGGCGGCCCTCAAGCATTTTGGTCACTCCGCGGTGTCCAAGCCATTGGCTGCGATTGATGAGGTGTTTCGCGAGGTAGAGGCCGGTGCCGTAAATTACGGAGTGGTGCCGGTAGAGAACTCCACTGAGGGCGTGGTGAACCATACCCTCGACAACTTTATGACCTCCAATCTGAAGATTTGCGGTGAGGTGGAGTTGCGAATTCACCAGCACCTGATGATTTCTGATATCACTCGTAAGGACTCCATTACCCGCATTTACTCGCACGCGCAGAGCCTGGCGCAGTGCCGCAAGTGGTTGGATTCCTACTATCCGAACGTGGAGCGTGTCGCGGTTGCTAGTAATGCAGAGGCAGCCAGGCGGGTAAAGGGTGAGTGGAACGCTGCGGCAATTGCCGGTGATATGGCGGCCGACATGTATGGCCTCAAGATTCTCAATGAGAAAATTGAAGATCGTCCGGATAACTCGACTCGTTTCCTGATCATCGGCTCTCAGGAAGTGCCGCCCAGTGGTGACGATAAAACTTCGCTGATGGTGTCCATGCGCAACGAGCCGGGTGCGTTGCACGACCTGCTGGTGCCGTTCCAGAACCACAATATTGACCTGACGCGGGTGGAAACCCGTCCCTCACAAAGCGGTAACTGGACCTATGTGTTCTTTATCGATTTTTTCGGGCATCGCGACAGCGAAAATGTCGCTGCGGCGCTGAAGGATGTGGGGGCCTGTGCGTCCGATATGAAGGTGCTCGGCTCCTATCCGCGCGGAGTGCTGTAA
- a CDS encoding bifunctional prephenate dehydrogenase/3-phosphoshikimate 1-carboxyvinyltransferase, protein MSAMDAAGRKASGQIGRLVVVGLGLIGGSLALGLKAASGCREVIGVARRQQTCEQAVALGVVDRAVTEIAQVLPELEAGDVVFVAVPTLSVESVFAQLKDQLPAGVTVTDGASVKGSVIAAAENVWGEVPEFLVPGHPIAGSEQSGVTAARDDLYIAHRIILTPLENTASEYVQRIERMWQAVGAEVLSMPVVEHDEVLAATSHLPHVIAFGLVDTLAHDAENENIFRYAAGGFRDFTRIASSDPVMWRDIMLANRDAILKSIDLYTSNLGSLRSAIASGDSEHLMGVFTRAKAARDHFTKMLAKKAYTETMEAKEVTFVAQPGGAVNGDLRVPGDKSMSHRSIMLGSLAEGVTEVEGFLEGEDALATLQSFRDMGVVIEGPVNGRVTIHGVGVHGLQAPPGPLYVGNSGTSMRLLAGLLAGQQFDTVLTGDESLTKRPMNRVANPLREMGAVVETAEEGRPPLKIRGGSALKAIDYTLPMASAQVKSCVLLAGLYADGETSTTEPAPTRDHTERMLSGFGYDVRRDGPRASLQGGGKLAACHIDVPADISSATFFMVAASIAPGSDVLLRHVGINPTRDGAINILRAMGADITLENTREVGGEPVADIRVRYAPLKGIKIPEDQVPLAIDEFPAIFVAASCAEGETVLTGAEELRVKESDRIQAMADGLKVLGVDAEPTRDGIVIQGKGGSDQPAVFGGGEVDSLGDHRIAMSFAVAALRAGADIRIKHCANVATSFPNFAELAQGAGMNLEVR, encoded by the coding sequence ATGTCGGCGATGGATGCTGCTGGACGGAAAGCCTCGGGCCAAATCGGTCGCTTGGTCGTCGTTGGTCTCGGGTTGATCGGTGGCAGTTTGGCGCTGGGCTTGAAAGCAGCCAGTGGTTGTCGCGAAGTTATCGGCGTTGCGCGTCGTCAGCAAACCTGTGAGCAAGCGGTTGCGCTTGGTGTGGTGGATCGTGCGGTTACCGAGATCGCCCAGGTGCTTCCCGAGCTGGAAGCGGGCGATGTGGTTTTTGTCGCCGTACCCACACTTTCCGTTGAGTCGGTGTTTGCACAGCTGAAAGATCAGCTACCTGCTGGCGTTACCGTCACCGATGGTGCCAGTGTGAAGGGCAGCGTCATTGCTGCAGCGGAAAATGTCTGGGGTGAGGTGCCGGAGTTTCTGGTGCCCGGTCACCCGATTGCGGGGTCTGAGCAAAGTGGCGTCACCGCCGCACGTGACGACTTATACATTGCCCACCGAATTATTCTCACGCCGCTTGAAAATACTGCTTCAGAGTATGTCCAGCGTATAGAGCGTATGTGGCAGGCCGTCGGTGCAGAAGTGCTTAGTATGCCTGTTGTCGAGCACGATGAAGTACTTGCTGCGACCAGCCACTTGCCGCACGTGATTGCATTCGGTCTAGTGGATACTCTCGCGCACGATGCGGAAAACGAAAATATTTTTCGCTATGCCGCTGGCGGCTTCCGGGACTTTACCCGTATTGCCTCCAGTGACCCAGTGATGTGGCGTGACATTATGCTCGCCAATCGCGATGCCATTTTAAAATCCATCGATCTCTACACCTCCAATCTGGGTTCCTTGCGCAGTGCCATTGCCAGCGGCGACAGCGAACACCTGATGGGGGTTTTTACCCGGGCCAAGGCGGCGCGGGATCACTTTACAAAAATGCTGGCCAAAAAAGCGTATACGGAAACTATGGAAGCGAAGGAAGTAACTTTTGTCGCCCAGCCGGGCGGTGCGGTAAATGGTGATCTGCGGGTGCCGGGAGACAAGTCCATGTCACACCGCTCAATTATGCTGGGTTCCCTGGCGGAAGGTGTCACCGAAGTGGAAGGATTCCTGGAAGGGGAAGATGCCTTGGCCACACTCCAGTCGTTCCGCGACATGGGGGTTGTAATTGAGGGGCCGGTAAATGGTCGCGTCACTATCCACGGTGTAGGTGTGCACGGCCTGCAGGCACCTCCTGGCCCGCTATACGTTGGCAATTCCGGAACCTCCATGCGATTGCTGGCGGGTCTGTTGGCAGGGCAGCAGTTTGATACCGTGTTAACTGGGGATGAGTCCCTGACCAAGCGCCCTATGAATCGCGTAGCCAACCCGTTGCGTGAAATGGGTGCCGTTGTTGAGACTGCCGAAGAGGGGCGGCCGCCGCTCAAGATCCGTGGTGGCAGCGCCTTGAAAGCCATTGATTACACCTTGCCGATGGCAAGTGCTCAGGTGAAGTCCTGCGTGCTGCTGGCGGGCCTTTATGCCGATGGTGAAACCAGTACGACTGAGCCGGCTCCTACCCGCGACCACACCGAGCGTATGCTGTCCGGCTTTGGCTACGATGTGCGCCGTGACGGCCCGCGCGCGAGTCTGCAGGGTGGTGGCAAGTTGGCGGCTTGTCATATCGATGTGCCGGCAGATATCTCCTCCGCGACCTTCTTTATGGTGGCGGCGTCCATTGCCCCAGGGTCCGATGTGCTGCTACGGCATGTGGGTATCAATCCAACGCGCGATGGTGCCATCAATATTCTGCGTGCTATGGGTGCCGACATTACCCTGGAAAATACCCGTGAAGTTGGCGGTGAGCCGGTAGCGGATATTCGCGTACGCTACGCGCCCTTAAAAGGTATCAAGATCCCCGAAGATCAGGTGCCCCTGGCCATTGATGAGTTCCCGGCGATCTTTGTGGCGGCATCCTGCGCCGAAGGTGAAACCGTATTGACTGGTGCGGAAGAGCTGCGGGTGAAGGAAAGTGACCGAATTCAGGCGATGGCCGACGGCCTCAAGGTCCTGGGGGTGGATGCCGAGCCGACACGTGATGGCATCGTGATTCAGGGTAAAGGTGGTAGTGACCAACCTGCCGTATTCGGCGGGGGCGAGGTAGATAGCCTGGGTGATCACCGTATTGCCATGTCTTTTGCTGTGGCCGCCTTACGCGCCGGCGCGGACATCCGAATCAAGCATTGCGCCAATGTGGCGACATCCTTCCCCAATTTCGCCGAGTTGGCTCAGGGAGCCGGGATGAATCTGGAGGTGCGTTAA
- the rpsA gene encoding 30S ribosomal protein S1, translated as MTENFAELFEESLKSVEMAPGAIVTGMVIDIDKDWVTVHAGLKSEGVIPAEQFKNEKGEVDLQIGDEVQVALEAVEDGFGETRLSREKAKRAEAWKILDAAHAADEVVKGVISGKVKGGFTVDVANIRAFLPGSLVDVRPVRDTAHLEGKELDFKVIKLDAKRNNVVVSRRAVMEAANSEEREALLASLQEGMAIKGIVKNLTDYGAFVDLGGIDGLLHITDMAWKRIKHPSEIVNVGDEIEVKVLKFDRERSRVSLGLKQLGEDPWVSIKQRYPENSRVKAVITNLTDYGCFAELEEGVEGLVHVSEMDWTNKNIHPSKVVNVGDEVEVMILDIDEERRRISLGIKQCQENPWDAFARKFAKGDKISGKIKSITDFGIFIGLDGSIDGLVHLSDISWNEAGEEAVRKFKKGDELETVILGIDSDRERISLGIKQLESDPFSDYVTTNDRGSIVMGTIKEVDAKQAIITLADEVEGVLRASEISRDKVEDARNALKEGEEVETKITSVDRKNRVISLSIKAKDQDDEKQAIKDHSKKQAEQVQPATIGDLIKAQMNNKD; from the coding sequence ATGACCGAGAACTTTGCTGAGTTATTTGAAGAAAGCTTGAAGAGTGTTGAGATGGCGCCTGGCGCTATCGTGACCGGTATGGTTATCGACATCGATAAAGACTGGGTAACCGTTCACGCGGGCCTGAAGTCTGAAGGTGTTATTCCTGCAGAGCAGTTCAAAAACGAAAAAGGCGAAGTCGATCTGCAGATCGGCGACGAAGTACAGGTTGCCCTGGAAGCCGTAGAAGATGGCTTCGGTGAAACCCGTCTGTCCCGCGAAAAAGCCAAGCGCGCTGAAGCCTGGAAAATCCTCGACGCTGCACACGCTGCAGACGAAGTGGTTAAAGGTGTTATCAGCGGCAAGGTTAAAGGTGGCTTTACTGTTGACGTTGCCAATATCCGCGCGTTCCTGCCGGGTTCTCTGGTAGACGTTCGTCCGGTTCGCGATACCGCGCACCTGGAAGGCAAAGAGCTCGACTTCAAAGTGATCAAGCTGGACGCCAAGCGCAACAACGTTGTTGTTTCCCGTCGCGCCGTGATGGAAGCAGCCAACAGCGAAGAGCGTGAAGCACTGCTGGCCAGCCTGCAAGAAGGTATGGCGATCAAGGGTATCGTGAAGAATCTGACCGACTACGGTGCATTCGTAGATCTGGGCGGTATCGACGGCCTGCTGCACATCACCGATATGGCTTGGAAGCGCATCAAGCACCCGAGCGAGATCGTGAACGTTGGCGACGAAATCGAAGTAAAAGTACTGAAGTTCGACCGCGAGCGCAGCCGTGTATCTTTGGGCCTGAAGCAGCTGGGCGAAGATCCTTGGGTATCCATCAAGCAGCGTTACCCGGAGAACAGCCGCGTGAAGGCTGTGATCACCAACCTGACCGACTACGGCTGCTTCGCCGAGCTGGAAGAAGGTGTGGAAGGTCTGGTACACGTTTCCGAAATGGATTGGACCAACAAGAACATCCACCCGTCCAAAGTTGTCAACGTTGGCGACGAGGTAGAGGTGATGATTCTGGATATCGACGAAGAGCGTCGTCGTATCTCCCTGGGTATCAAGCAGTGTCAGGAAAATCCGTGGGATGCCTTCGCGCGTAAATTCGCTAAAGGCGACAAGATCTCCGGTAAGATCAAGTCCATCACTGACTTCGGTATCTTCATTGGTCTGGACGGCAGCATCGACGGTCTGGTTCACCTGTCCGACATCTCTTGGAACGAAGCGGGCGAAGAAGCTGTTCGCAAGTTCAAGAAAGGCGACGAGCTGGAAACCGTTATCCTGGGTATCGACTCCGACCGCGAGCGTATCTCCCTGGGTATCAAGCAGCTGGAATCCGATCCGTTCTCTGATTACGTAACCACCAACGATCGCGGCAGCATCGTAATGGGTACCATCAAAGAAGTTGATGCCAAGCAAGCCATCATCACCCTGGCGGACGAAGTAGAAGGCGTTCTGCGCGCTTCTGAAATCAGCCGCGACAAGGTTGAAGATGCTCGCAATGCCCTGAAAGAAGGCGAAGAAGTAGAGACCAAGATCACCAGTGTGGATCGTAAGAACCGCGTGATCAGCCTCTCCATCAAAGCTAAGGATCAGGACGACGAGAAGCAGGCCATCAAGGACCACAGCAAGAAGCAGGCTGAACAGGTTCAGCCGGCGACTATCGGTGACCTGATCAAGGCCCAGATGAATAACAAGGACTAA
- a CDS encoding LapA family protein, with protein MSFLRWISRLLFGILALVCIALGVYFAVDNPESITPRFAGYPLFAGSVGFWLIGFLLIGALLGFIASLLPYWTERHRVKALERQLLRTERELHTVRRQVAGD; from the coding sequence TTGTCATTTCTGCGCTGGATATCGCGTTTATTGTTCGGGATATTGGCCCTGGTGTGCATTGCGCTGGGTGTCTATTTCGCCGTCGATAACCCCGAAAGTATTACCCCACGGTTTGCCGGTTATCCCCTGTTTGCGGGAAGCGTCGGATTCTGGCTCATTGGTTTTCTGCTGATTGGCGCATTATTGGGCTTTATAGCCAGCTTGTTGCCGTATTGGACCGAGCGCCACCGGGTTAAGGCGCTGGAACGCCAACTGCTGCGCACTGAGCGCGAATTGCACACCGTACGCCGCCAGGTAGCTGGAGATTGA
- the cmk gene encoding (d)CMP kinase, translated as MTTNASTSTVPAPVVTIDGPSGSGKGTIAKLLADKLGFSLLDSGALYRLTALAALNAGAHLEDELAVAKIAANLDIRFAIAGGEVSAVLAGEDVSRDIRMERVSMAASKVAALPAVREALLQRQRDFRALPGLVADGRDMGTTVFPDAPVKVFLTASAEERARRRFDQLQGRGVSVSLRDLLEDIRARDDRDMNRAASPLAPAEDAVVLDSTDIDIDGVLQKVLELVQKNIS; from the coding sequence ATGACCACCAACGCTTCAACATCCACCGTACCCGCACCGGTTGTGACCATCGATGGCCCAAGTGGCTCTGGCAAGGGCACCATCGCCAAGTTACTGGCCGACAAGCTCGGCTTCTCCTTGTTGGATTCCGGAGCCTTGTACCGCCTGACGGCGTTGGCAGCACTGAACGCCGGTGCTCATCTGGAGGATGAGTTAGCGGTTGCCAAGATTGCCGCGAACCTAGATATCCGCTTTGCCATCGCCGGTGGCGAGGTGAGTGCAGTCCTGGCAGGTGAGGATGTCAGTCGCGATATTCGCATGGAGCGAGTCAGCATGGCTGCGTCCAAGGTGGCGGCTTTGCCTGCGGTGCGCGAGGCACTACTGCAGCGCCAGCGCGACTTCCGCGCGCTGCCGGGGCTGGTGGCGGACGGGCGTGATATGGGTACGACCGTATTTCCTGACGCGCCGGTCAAGGTCTTTCTGACAGCGAGCGCGGAAGAGCGTGCGCGCCGCCGTTTCGATCAGTTGCAGGGTAGGGGGGTTTCTGTTAGCCTCCGCGACCTGCTGGAGGACATCCGCGCCCGGGATGACCGGGATATGAACCGCGCAGCCTCCCCATTAGCCCCGGCAGAAGATGCTGTGGTGCTGGATAGCACGGACATCGATATTGACGGTGTTCTGCAAAAAGTGCTCGAGCTGGTACAAAAAAACATCAGTTGA
- the serC gene encoding 3-phosphoserine/phosphohydroxythreonine transaminase, giving the protein MRKFNFCAGPAALPEPVLRQAQEELLDWQGLGCSVMEVSHRSPEFTQVAETAEQDLRDLLAIPDNYKVLFLQGGATGQFSAIPWNLFGGASKTADYIHTGQWAAKAIKEARRYGNVNIVASSEDQNFSYAPAADSWQESADAAYFHYTPNETIGGVEFPYVPEVKSPLVADMSSTILSQSIPVDKFGFIYAGAQKNIGPSGIAVGIVRDDLLDRALPDIPRSLNWKIAADGGSMDNTPPTFAWYLSGLVFKWLKAQGGVPAMAELSEKKSALLYEFLDRSEFFSSPVAKESRSRMNVPFVLADEKLDKQFLSESEAAGLLNLKGHRSVGGMRASLYNAVPLEAVEALVAFMADFEQRHG; this is encoded by the coding sequence ATGAGAAAGTTCAATTTCTGTGCGGGACCTGCGGCGTTGCCGGAGCCGGTATTGCGGCAGGCACAGGAAGAATTGCTGGACTGGCAAGGGCTGGGCTGTTCCGTAATGGAAGTTAGCCATCGCTCGCCGGAGTTTACCCAGGTGGCGGAAACTGCCGAGCAGGACCTGCGGGATTTGTTGGCAATCCCAGATAACTACAAGGTGCTGTTCCTGCAGGGTGGTGCTACCGGCCAGTTTAGCGCCATTCCCTGGAACCTGTTTGGCGGTGCCAGTAAGACGGCAGACTATATCCATACCGGGCAGTGGGCTGCCAAAGCGATCAAGGAGGCGCGTCGCTACGGTAACGTGAATATAGTGGCGTCCTCTGAGGATCAGAACTTTAGCTATGCGCCGGCTGCGGATAGCTGGCAGGAAAGCGCCGATGCCGCGTACTTCCACTATACGCCGAACGAGACGATTGGTGGCGTAGAGTTCCCTTATGTTCCCGAGGTGAAAAGCCCGCTGGTTGCGGATATGTCGTCGACCATTCTTTCTCAGTCCATTCCGGTCGATAAGTTTGGTTTTATCTATGCGGGAGCACAAAAGAACATTGGTCCATCCGGTATTGCCGTGGGTATCGTGCGTGATGACCTGCTGGATCGCGCGTTGCCCGATATCCCGCGCAGTCTCAATTGGAAAATTGCTGCCGACGGTGGCTCTATGGACAACACGCCGCCGACCTTTGCCTGGTATCTGTCGGGGCTGGTGTTTAAATGGCTGAAAGCCCAGGGTGGTGTACCCGCAATGGCGGAACTCAGCGAGAAGAAGTCCGCATTACTGTATGAGTTCCTCGATCGCAGTGAGTTTTTCTCCAGTCCGGTGGCGAAGGAAAGCCGGTCGCGCATGAATGTGCCGTTTGTGCTTGCAGACGAAAAGCTGGACAAGCAATTCTTGAGTGAGTCGGAAGCGGCCGGGCTGCTCAATCTGAAAGGGCATCGTTCCGTGGGTGGTATGCGTGCGTCCCTGTACAACGCCGTGCCATTAGAGGCGGTGGAAGCCCTGGTGGCCTTTATGGCCGACTTTGAGCAACGTCATGGTTAA